A window from Setaria italica strain Yugu1 chromosome VIII, Setaria_italica_v2.0, whole genome shotgun sequence encodes these proteins:
- the LOC101774158 gene encoding probable alkaline/neutral invertase F has product MKRVSSHVSMASEAEINLDLSRLIIDKPRFTLERKRSFDEQSWSELSHRQNDGFDSVLQSPAFPSGGFDSPFSMGTHFGGGPHPLVNEAWEALRKSVVYFRGQPVGTIAATDHASEEVLNYDQVFVRDFVPSALAFLMNNETDIVKNFLLKTLHLQSSEKMVDRFKLGAGAMPASFKVDRNKNRNTETLVADFGESAIGRVAPVDSGFWWIILLRAYTKYTGDVSLSESPDCQKCMRLILNLCLSEGFDTFPTLLCTDGCSMIDRRMGIYGYPIEIQALFYMALRCALQMLKPEGEGKEFIEKIGQRLHALTYHMRNYFWLDFHQLNNIYRYKTEEYSHTAVNKFNVIPDSIPDWVFDFMPCRGGYFLGNVSPAMMDFRWFALGNCIAIVSSLATPEQSVAIMDLIEERWDELVGEMPLKICYPAIENHEWRIVTGCDPKNTRWSYHNGGSWPVLLWLLTAACIKTGRPQMAKRAIELAESRLLKDGWPEYYDGKLGRFVGKQARKFQTWSIAGYLVARMMLEDPSTLMMISMEEDRPVKPTMRRSASWNA; this is encoded by the exons ATGAAGCGCGTGTCGTCGCACGTCTCCATGGCCTCGGAGGCGGAGATCAACCTGGACCTGTCGCGGCTCATCATCGACAAGCCGCGGTTCACGCTGGAGCGGAAGAGGTCCTTCGACGAGCAGTCGTGGAGCGAGCTCTCCCACCGCCAGAACGACGGCTTCGACAGCGTGCTGCAGTCGCCGGCGTTCCCCTCAGGGGGGTTCGACTCGCCGTTCTCCATGGGCACGCATTTTGGCGGGGGCCCGCACCCGCTCGTCAACGAGGCCTGGGAGGCGCTCAGGAAGTCGGTTGTCTACTTCCGCGGCCAGCCCGTCGGGACGATTGCCGCCACGGACCATGCGTCCGAGGAAGTGCTCAATTATGATCAG GTTTTTGTGAGGGATTTCGTTCCGAGTGCATTGGCTTTTCTAATGAACAATGAGACTGATATAGTGAAGAACTTCCTCTTGAAAACCCTTcaccttcagagttcagagaaAATGGTAGATCGGTTCAAGCTTGGAGCAGGAGCTATGCCTGCAAGTTTCAAGGTGGACCGGAATAAAAACAGAAATACTGAAACCTTAGTTGCTGATTTTGGTGAGAGCGCAATTGGCAGGGTGGCACCAGTGGACTCTGGATTTTGGTGGATTATTCTCCTTCGGGCTTACACAAAGTACACTGGAGATGTTAGTTTGTCAGAATCACCTGACTGCCAGAAATGCATGAGGTTGATTCTGAATCTATGCTTATCTGAAGGATTTGACACTTTCCCTACTCTGCTTTGTACAGATGGCTGCTCAATGATTGATCGCCGAATG GGTATATATGGCTATCCCATTGAAATCCAAGCCCTATTCTATATGGCATTAAGATGTGCTCTCCAAATGCTCAAGCcagagggggaagggaaggAGTTCATAGAGAAGATAGGACAACGGCTACATGCACTAACCTACCACATGAGGAATTACTTCTGGCTAGATTTTCACCAGCTGAATAACATATACAGATATAAAACAGAAGAGTATTCCCACACAGCTGTGAACAAGTTTAATGTCATTCCAGATTCCATTCCTGATTGGGTGTTTGATTTCATGCCATGCCGAGGAGGCTATTTTCTTGGTAACGTCAGCCCTGCTATGATGGACTTCCGGTGGTTTGCCCTTGGAAATTGCATTGCCATTGTATCATCTCTAGCTACTCCAGAACAATCAGTTGCTATAATGGATCTGATCGAGGAGCGGTGGGATGAGCTAGTTGGTGAGATGCCTCTGAAGATATGCTATCCTGCTATCGAGAATCATGAGTGGAGAATTGTCACTGGCTGTGACCCCAAGAACACCCGATGGAGTTACCACAATGGAGGATCATGGCCAG TTCTCCTATGGCTCCTGACAGCAGCCTGCATCAAAACTGGTCGGCCACAGATGGCAAAACGTGCGATAGAGCTTGCCGAGTCGAGGCTGCTCAAGGACGGATGGCCCGAGTACTACGACGGTAAGCTGGGAAGATTCGTTGGTAAACAGGCGAGGAAGTTCCAAACCTGGTCCATTGCCGGTTACCTCGTCGCCCGCATGATGCTGGAGGACCCGTCGACGCTCATGATGATCTCCATGGAGGAGGACCGGCCTGTAAAGCCGACGATGCGACGGTCAGCATCATGGAATGCCTAA